In the genome of Saprospira sp. CCB-QB6, one region contains:
- a CDS encoding TIGR02594 family protein, with product MANFDKIQARLDQYSATLDQLKQLFMSDGKIDAAEQKVIDDIEASMQRLGERIGSATAAATTAAEAATATTSEETNSTETAAPSASSISGSVGKGGANKAEDVKLVQEFLKQKGQNVAVDGDCGPKTIAAIKAFQQATFGWQDGRIDPGGKSWSALSGSASVTTASEASSSSENSSAADAAAEEEAAPTGEPVAIKDLQGSVGQGGKNNPDDVKVVQTLLREEFDYKVDISGTCDNKTITAISNFQATKLGVSKPDGRVDPGGKSWKGLNGEGLQEAAIPGPMNKPNWIKIAESELGVTEIPGAEDNPRVIEYHSTTGGFRDDETPWCASFVNWVMNKAGQGGTGSAAAMSWAKYGKKVDQPAYGAIAVLSYGGGKGHVGFVVGKKGSNVLLLGGNQSNMVKISAFGTSKIHAYVFPNNFEIPENYYTFGEAEGDFETTDFSQTR from the coding sequence ATGGCAAACTTTGATAAGATTCAAGCCCGCTTGGATCAATATAGCGCCACGCTGGACCAACTCAAGCAGCTCTTTATGAGCGATGGAAAAATCGATGCTGCAGAACAAAAAGTCATTGATGATATTGAGGCAAGTATGCAACGCTTAGGCGAACGTATTGGATCGGCCACCGCTGCGGCTACCACTGCAGCAGAAGCCGCAACAGCAACTACTAGCGAAGAAACAAATAGTACCGAGACAGCTGCGCCTAGCGCTTCTTCTATTTCTGGCTCGGTGGGTAAAGGCGGAGCTAATAAAGCTGAAGATGTAAAATTGGTCCAAGAATTCCTCAAACAAAAAGGCCAAAATGTAGCCGTAGATGGCGATTGTGGACCAAAAACTATAGCCGCTATCAAGGCTTTCCAACAAGCCACTTTTGGCTGGCAAGATGGCCGCATTGATCCAGGCGGAAAAAGCTGGAGCGCCCTTTCTGGCTCTGCAAGCGTAACTACTGCCTCAGAGGCTAGTAGTTCTTCAGAGAATAGCAGTGCTGCTGATGCTGCCGCTGAAGAAGAAGCCGCCCCAACAGGAGAACCCGTAGCCATTAAAGATCTTCAAGGATCTGTGGGCCAGGGAGGAAAAAATAATCCCGATGATGTAAAGGTGGTCCAAACTCTTCTCCGTGAAGAGTTTGACTATAAAGTGGATATCAGCGGAACTTGTGATAATAAGACGATTACAGCCATTAGCAACTTCCAAGCAACTAAATTGGGGGTAAGCAAACCCGATGGCCGTGTAGATCCAGGCGGAAAAAGCTGGAAGGGCCTCAATGGCGAAGGCTTGCAAGAAGCCGCTATTCCTGGTCCAATGAATAAACCCAACTGGATCAAAATTGCTGAATCTGAGCTTGGCGTTACCGAAATCCCTGGCGCAGAAGATAATCCCAGAGTAATTGAATATCACTCCACTACTGGTGGATTCCGAGATGATGAAACACCTTGGTGCGCCTCTTTCGTCAACTGGGTGATGAATAAAGCTGGTCAAGGAGGAACAGGCAGCGCAGCAGCTATGTCTTGGGCCAAATATGGCAAAAAAGTCGATCAACCCGCTTATGGCGCTATTGCCGTCTTGAGTTATGGCGGCGGAAAAGGTCATGTGGGTTTTGTCGTAGGCAAAAAAGGCAGCAACGTCTTGCTTTTGGGCGGAAACCAAAGCAATATGGTTAAGATTTCAGCCTTTGGGACCAGCAAGATTCACGCTTATGTCTTCCCGAACAATTTTGAGATTCCTGAAAACTACTATACCTTCGGCGAAGCAGAAGGAGATTTTGAAACTACAGATTTCTCTCAAACTCGCTAG
- a CDS encoding KpsF/GutQ family sugar-phosphate isomerase, protein MSYQETAKSVFELEAKALQQLGQKINSHFDGAVQAILNCTGRLVVCGMGKSGLIGKKIAATLASVGRPSFFLHPSEAIHGDLGMLMENDCFLSLSNSGETDELLQILPHIQELQLPHICIVGRPDSTLARYANFVLDVGVSVEAARLQAVPLASSLTALAMGDALAAAYIEASNFQQADFLRYHPGGNLGKRLLTKVQEAMQSENLPLVGPETNMQELLLTISAGQLGLAIVQEAGKVLGIITDGDLRRQLSQTANDAFFALKAKALMTPRPKNIAPQASLLEAEEQMQQLRINALLVLEKEALLGIIAKQHLK, encoded by the coding sequence ATGTCTTATCAAGAAACTGCAAAATCGGTATTTGAGTTGGAGGCCAAGGCCCTTCAGCAACTTGGCCAAAAGATCAACAGCCATTTTGATGGGGCTGTTCAGGCTATTCTCAATTGTACGGGCCGCTTGGTGGTCTGTGGCATGGGCAAATCGGGCCTGATCGGGAAAAAAATTGCGGCTACTTTGGCTAGCGTGGGCCGCCCTAGCTTTTTCCTCCACCCCTCAGAGGCCATTCATGGCGATTTGGGGATGCTGATGGAAAATGACTGCTTTCTGAGCCTGTCTAATTCAGGCGAAACCGATGAACTTTTGCAAATTCTTCCGCATATCCAAGAGCTTCAACTTCCCCATATCTGTATTGTGGGCCGGCCCGATTCGACCCTAGCCCGCTATGCCAATTTTGTCCTAGATGTAGGCGTTTCGGTAGAAGCTGCCCGCCTGCAGGCCGTTCCCCTGGCCTCTAGCCTAACCGCCCTGGCCATGGGCGATGCCCTAGCTGCGGCCTATATTGAGGCCAGCAATTTCCAACAGGCCGATTTCTTGCGCTATCATCCTGGCGGCAACCTCGGTAAACGCCTACTCACTAAGGTCCAAGAGGCCATGCAAAGCGAAAATTTGCCCCTTGTTGGCCCCGAGACCAATATGCAAGAGCTCTTATTGACCATTTCGGCGGGACAGCTGGGCCTCGCTATCGTTCAAGAGGCCGGAAAAGTCTTGGGCATTATTACTGATGGCGATTTGCGCCGCCAACTGAGCCAAACGGCCAATGATGCCTTTTTTGCCCTAAAGGCTAAAGCCCTAATGACGCCAAGACCCAAAAATATTGCGCCCCAAGCCTCTTTGCTAGAAGCCGAAGAGCAAATGCAGCAGCTGAGAATTAACGCCCTTTTGGTCCTAGAAAAGGAAGCCCTGCTCGGAATTATTGCCAAGCAACATCTTAAGTAG
- a CDS encoding phosphorothioated DNA-binding restriction endonuclease — MDRKELEARWAKIKSWKAKGKRAPHKPLLLLYALGAWQQGQTQLQYAKEEAKLKDYFREFSKSPSGPKPHYPFVFLLNDKVWELSSIEGIDKSKGSSSKRLRDLGISAQFPAEMQALLREQPDLIGHLAEQLLQRNFPESLHSSILQAVGLELAPAFLLSKRRKRDPRFRGQILEAYGYSCAVCGFNLRLGHQPLALEAAHIKWHQAGGPDRAENGLALCSMHHKLFDLGAFRIDDSLRLQVSHKVHGEGLDYYLLRHQAQQIRLPHLKKYRPKEDYLNWHLEEVFQGYSRD; from the coding sequence ATGGATCGAAAAGAACTAGAAGCACGTTGGGCCAAAATCAAAAGCTGGAAGGCCAAAGGCAAGCGGGCCCCACACAAACCACTTTTGCTGCTTTATGCCTTAGGCGCTTGGCAACAGGGACAAACACAGCTGCAGTATGCCAAAGAAGAAGCAAAACTGAAAGATTATTTTCGGGAGTTTTCAAAGTCGCCCTCTGGCCCCAAACCACATTATCCCTTTGTATTTTTACTCAATGATAAAGTTTGGGAGCTCAGCAGCATTGAAGGCATCGATAAATCTAAAGGTAGTTCCTCTAAACGGTTAAGAGACCTTGGCATCAGTGCCCAATTCCCAGCCGAGATGCAGGCCCTTTTGCGAGAGCAACCCGATTTAATCGGGCATTTGGCCGAGCAGCTTTTGCAACGCAACTTTCCCGAAAGTCTACACAGCAGCATTTTGCAAGCGGTGGGACTAGAGCTAGCGCCTGCATTTCTACTCAGCAAGAGGCGGAAAAGAGATCCTCGTTTTCGGGGCCAAATTTTGGAAGCCTATGGCTATTCTTGTGCGGTTTGTGGCTTCAATTTGCGGCTGGGGCATCAACCTTTGGCTTTAGAAGCCGCTCATATCAAGTGGCATCAGGCGGGTGGTCCCGATCGGGCCGAAAATGGCCTGGCCCTTTGCAGCATGCACCACAAACTTTTTGATTTGGGGGCTTTTCGGATTGATGATTCGCTGCGCTTGCAGGTCTCGCATAAGGTACATGGAGAGGGCTTAGACTACTATTTATTGCGGCATCAAGCCCAACAAATTCGCCTGCCTCATCTCAAAAAATATCGACCCAAAGAAGATTACCTCAACTGGCATTTAGAAGAGGTCTTTCAGGGCTATAGCCGAGATTAG
- a CDS encoding peptidoglycan-binding protein gives MGRPTLRLYDGYRHTSPHLRDEVAELQTLLKGYGYRVRPDGEFGPYTENCVKHFQYKKGMTADGIVGPSTWAALLNRPQPSGNYLQFQTSYAKNNPHLLQQLAELNGKYKNAVLRVSQQYDIPASVIAGIGSRESHWGLALTPPGPHGTGDGGHGRGLMQVDDRWHVAFIQSGKWANATENIIYGCAVLKNSMNLFTKKLGWKMSKQLLQAGIAGYNCGPSRALSAYQSGYDIDYYTTGRDYSRNVLERAGWFQLHGWK, from the coding sequence ATGGGAAGACCTACACTCCGTCTATATGATGGCTATCGCCACACCTCCCCACATCTGCGCGATGAGGTGGCCGAGCTACAAACATTACTCAAAGGTTATGGCTACCGAGTCCGCCCCGATGGCGAATTTGGCCCCTATACCGAGAATTGCGTCAAGCACTTCCAATACAAAAAAGGAATGACTGCTGACGGCATTGTAGGCCCTTCTACCTGGGCAGCCCTGCTCAATCGTCCCCAACCTTCTGGCAATTACCTACAGTTTCAAACCTCTTACGCCAAAAATAACCCGCATCTGCTTCAGCAGTTGGCAGAACTCAACGGCAAATACAAAAATGCTGTGCTAAGAGTGTCGCAACAATACGATATCCCCGCTTCCGTAATCGCAGGGATCGGCTCTAGAGAGTCGCACTGGGGCTTGGCCCTAACCCCTCCCGGCCCTCATGGCACCGGAGATGGCGGCCACGGTAGAGGCCTGATGCAGGTGGACGACCGCTGGCATGTCGCTTTTATCCAGTCTGGAAAATGGGCAAACGCTACCGAAAATATTATCTACGGCTGTGCCGTGCTCAAAAATTCTATGAACCTCTTTACCAAAAAGTTGGGCTGGAAAATGAGCAAACAACTCTTACAAGCTGGTATCGCTGGCTATAACTGCGGGCCCTCTCGCGCCCTCAGTGCCTACCAATCTGGCTATGATATTGACTATTATACCACTGGCCGAGATTATTCTCGAAATGTACTAGAAAGAGCAGGCTGGTTCCAACTTCACGGCTGGAAATAA
- the pdxH gene encoding pyridoxamine 5'-phosphate oxidase: MNRDLNEKVAQLREDYQMGALLETEVAENPFRQFESWFKAALGANLAEPNAMTLATVDEQGRPAARIVLLKGFDEKGLYFYTNYGSAKGQQLDLNPQAALVFAWIEMERQIRIDGLVEKLSASASEQYFRSRPRDSQFGALASAQSQVISDRSVLEDRLAELKAKYPEGTAVPMPENWGGYLVRPYRFEFWQGRSSRLHDRLRYTIEKIEGEEKEWKLERLAP; this comes from the coding sequence ATGAATCGAGATTTAAATGAGAAGGTAGCCCAATTAAGAGAAGATTATCAAATGGGGGCCTTGCTAGAAACAGAGGTAGCCGAAAATCCTTTTCGCCAATTTGAAAGCTGGTTTAAGGCCGCTTTAGGCGCCAACTTAGCCGAGCCCAACGCCATGACCTTGGCCACCGTAGATGAACAAGGGCGACCTGCAGCCCGCATTGTTTTGCTCAAGGGATTTGATGAAAAAGGCCTATACTTTTATACTAATTATGGAAGTGCCAAAGGACAACAACTCGATTTGAATCCGCAGGCCGCCTTAGTTTTTGCTTGGATTGAAATGGAACGCCAAATTCGCATAGATGGCCTAGTCGAAAAATTGAGTGCCTCGGCTTCGGAGCAATATTTCCGCTCTCGACCTCGCGATAGTCAGTTTGGCGCTCTGGCCTCGGCCCAAAGCCAGGTCATTAGTGATCGTTCTGTTTTAGAAGATCGTCTAGCCGAATTAAAAGCCAAATATCCAGAAGGAACAGCGGTTCCCATGCCCGAAAACTGGGGCGGTTATTTGGTTCGTCCTTACCGTTTTGAGTTTTGGCAGGGCCGCAGCAGCCGCCTGCACGACCGTCTTCGCTATACCATTGAAAAAATTGAGGGCGAAGAGAAAGAATGGAAGCTCGAACGGCTAGCCCCTTAA